The following are encoded together in the Triticum dicoccoides isolate Atlit2015 ecotype Zavitan chromosome 6B, WEW_v2.0, whole genome shotgun sequence genome:
- the LOC119324901 gene encoding 65-kDa microtubule-associated protein 3-like, with the protein MEPRRELLLRELREAWDEVGEAEEDRREALRALEEDCLAVYRAKVAQVRHQGARLRAEIAAALAELAALRAAVGDDPRSAARTSAGSLREELRAIAPELEEVRQRRDEMCRQIAEVTELIDRLRQEMRPGERPPPPRVDADPDDLTMNSLQELIAHLRHLQSEKENRIKKMAELTSSLHASSSVLGMDPQEITTSLQEAGAGDGDGDISDGAIARLESEAERLREAKRSRMQRLQDLVVAMLELWNLMDTPPEEQSRFQGVACNVAASEDEITEPGALSAGAIGEVEAEVVRLEGLKGRRMKDLLARKRGELREIRLRARIVSAQQEEEDGGEEVVSDGCADVAERSLVLERLDARISEARDEEFSRKEVLERMERWQAALEEESWLEEYNRNKNRYNVGKGMHLVLKRAEKARTLVNKMPAMAEALTAKVVAWEKDRGTKFLYDGEGLLDMLEEYDNTRKDKEQEKKRQRDQRRLQGQSTVESPVARALQKNLKNVTRTLSMGGSKKMIVLASSSSLSSPRPITPSYLKSSFPPRRSNDGQMVSQDSFE; encoded by the exons ATGGAGCCCCGGCGCGAGCTGCTGCTGCGGGAGCTCCGGGAGGCGTGGGACGAGgtcggcgaggcggaggaggaccGGCGGGAGGCGCTGCGGGCGCTCGAGGAGGACTGCCTCGCCGTCTACAGAGCCAAGGTCGCGCAGGTGAGGCACCAAGGCGCGCGCCTGCGGGCGGAgatcgccgccgccctcgccgagctggccgccctccgcgccgccgtCGGCGACGACCCGCGGAGTGCTGCCCGGACCAGCGCCGGGAGCCTCAGGGAGGAGCTGCGCGCGATCGcgccggagctggaggaggtgaggcaGCGGCGGGACGAGATGTGTCGGCAGATCGCCGAGGTCACGGAGCTCATCGACCGGCTCCGGCAGGAGATGAGGCCCGGCGAACGGCCGCCCCCGCCGCGTGTCGACGCCGACCCCGACGACCTCACCATGAATAGTCTCCAGGAGCTCATAGCGCACCTGCGGCATCTCCAATCCGAGAAG GAGAATCGCATCAAGAAGATGGCGGAGCTCACGAGCTCTCTGCACGCGTCCTCCTCGGTTCTTGGCATGGATCCGCAAGAGATCACCACCAGCCTCCAAGAAGCAGgtgccggcgacggcgacggcgacatcagcGACGGCGCGATCGCGAGGCTGGAATCGGAGGCGGAGAGGCTGAGGGAGGCCAAGCGGAGCAGGATGCAGAGGCTGCAGGACCTTGTGGTGGCCATGCTGGAGCTGTGGAACCTGATGGACACGCCGCCCGAGGAGCAGAGCCGGTTCCAGGGCGTGGCCTGCAACGTCGCGGCTTCGGAGGACGAAATCACTGAGCCCGGCGCGCTCTCGGCCGGCGCCATCGGCGAGGTCGAGgccgaggtggtgcggctggagggtcTCAAGGGGCGCCGGATGAAGGACCTGCTGGCCAGGAAGCGCGGCGAGCTCAGGGAGATCCGGCTCCGCGCGCGCATCGTCTCCgcgcagcaggaggaggaggacggcggcgaggaggtCGTGTCCGACGGCTGCGCAGACGTGGCGGAGCGGTCGCTGGTGCTAGAGCGGCTGGATGCCCGGATCTCGGAGGCCAGGGACGAGGAGTTCAGCCGGAAGGAGGTGCTGGAGAGGATGGAGAGGTGGCAGGCGGCCCTCGAGGAGGAATCCTGGCTCGAGGAGTACAACAGG AACAAGAACAGATACAACGTGGGTAAAGGAATGCACCTCGTGCTGAAGCGCGCCGAGAAGGCGCGCACCTTGGTCAACAAGATGCCAG CGATGGCGGAGGCCTTGACGGCGAAGGTGGTGGCCTGGGAGAAGGACAGAGGCACCAAGTTCTTGTACGATGGT GAGGGGCTTTTGGACATGTTGGAGGAGTACGATAACACGAGAAAGGATAAAGAACAAGAGAAGAAGAGACAGAGG GACCAGAGGAGGTTGCAGGGGCAGAGCACAGTGGAGTCGCCGGTTGCCCGGGCACTCCAAAAGAACCTCAAGAACGTGACGAGGACATTGTCCATGGGAGGCAGCAAGAAGATGATCGTGTTGGCATCATCATCGTCATTGTCATCGCCGAGGCCAATCACACCGAGCTACCTCAAGTCTTCATTCCCGCCGCGAAGGAGCAATGATGGGCAGATGGTGTCGCAGGATTCTTTCGAGTGA